aagtATCCGACTGGTGTCGTCAACATGAGAGCGAATCTAGAAACCCGTTTGCGGAGCGCCGAATGCATGGACGTtagcaccttgcgcaagctcatgccaattgGAGGGTGAGTAGATTTGAACTCAATATTCCAAAATTCGATGGGGATCTAGAATCCAAAGAATTTAtggattgggtgttggctgttgaagaggttaTTGAATTCAACGGGGTGCCCGATGAGCGacgagtctctttggtggtacgCACATTCTGGGGAAGAGTTGgtgcgtggtggcaacaactgaagaaaactAGGATACGGCAAGGCAAATAGAAGATCATTAGTTGGgaaaaactattgaaatatatgcgaGTCGCTTTCTTTCCCCATAGTTCTACCATTGGTCAAAAGccacaaaattggagacaagggttTATGGCAGTgacaaataaaatagaaaattcctacaaaaaaaaaagtgtttaggGAAACATGGAGTGAGGCGAAGAGTCCACGACAGGCAAATTAGACCCctacttgccaaccacaaatccataaaccgaatccatattctgtggaagaagaaaaagaatatgtggatgaagagtttcaggaatccGCATTCATTGATGACGAGTTCCAACATGAAGctgttgaagatccttcgcaaGGATTTGTGACTTGagattccccaccaacctatgatgaggagCCTGAAGAAGATGATTCATGGGAAGAGAAAAAAACCCTGGAAGAGCACGAAGAAGATGGGATTTATCCCATGTTTGATGGCCTCCAccccgaagaagatgatcaattggaagaggaagagcccacGGATGACATCATCGGTTATGAAAAGGGTGGTGAAGACCTTTCAGGTGAAATGCCTACTTTTAATGGTGAAgatgttgattatgttgatttccttggtgttgaagacattttaaattctcctaatgacgattatggtgagttttatgcggatgagaaaaattatatgttcaaaAGGGAAACAATGGCTGACCCATTCTTAAGTATTTTCATGGCACGTGGAAGGGAGAATGAACGAGAGAAGAATGGCAAATCTAAAGTATTGCCAAGTGGTATGTGGGGCTTTTACGACAAAAATCGAGGTATACCGATGATGAAGAGCCTCGCATTTAATGTGGGGTGGTGttttgtcttgatcttgagtaagggcgagtggaatgagttTACTGGacatccgaaggaccgtggaaagaactgGCCGAATTCgtgggcgaattctctccaacaaggggagaatgatgtagatcgCAGAACACATGTTCTGatactgcgctcgatcctacgATCGAGCACATGATCGATCGCACAGGTTCCTGGAAGTGCGATCAATCGCTTGAGTGCCTGCGATTGAGCACACGTGGGGAgtcattatgttatttttgcttttttattatttaaatcgactttatgttgttattttattatggtTAGGATTTTGGGAgtttttatttcgttattttattaggtttaaggttttgagggtatttatgtcatatttttttgggtttagggttttgagttataaatatatgcttatagcctccagagaaatcagttgttgttttattattgattttgattaataagaatactcagagttgagtttattcctcttttcctttaaactttagagaatatctattgtttttagaagaatttttagatcattgataaagttaagatctagaattagttatccgatgctttcttcttgttcttcacTATAGcgcactaagtcacgctgcatcagggAACTTGACGCGTATGAAATAAATGGACTTTTTTGAAAACAAGTTGTTTGGAGAAATACCTCCATAACTAACACAAGTATTTTTCCTTGCGACAATCAAAGCTCAAAGCCtccatttgaatttggttggaaAGTAGTTGCCATAGGGTATGATGTGGATTTATGATAGGAGTTGTTGTGGGGCAAATTGTGATTGCAAGGAAGTACAAATGGTTTGTGAAGATTTTTGGAAGGATGTAACAAACTCAAAGAATGGTGAATTTAAGAAagcctcaaatttaaatttagttaaataaaatgttttaggaaaagtattaatttttatctttctagCATTATTGTATGGTGCTTGATGGAATTGTAAGcctataaaaaattcaatgtaaTATCTTACTCTTTGTGTGTGTGagtttgcaaaaaaaaaaaaaaacagctttcCTCGTTTGTTGGCTTTGTCCTAGTTTATGTCTTGCAAATTAAACAACTTTTGTTTGGGTGAACACCAATGATTCAATGACAAAGACAGTAAAATATTTGTGCCCTTTTTTGTGCAAATCATAACAATCTTGAGTAGCGAAAAAGAAACTCACAaacatttacaaaaaaataaatcaaaccaACCACAAGCAAagcataaaattttttatgtgGAAAGCCTACCGATGAGAAGAGAAAACCACGAAACTTAAACCAATTAAATTTTCTAATATCACCAACAATGAGTTTACTTTCCTCTTCTCTAGAATAATTTCTAGAGGCGGCCAATACATTAAGAACTCATGCATGTTTAGATTACAATATAAATTCATCACTCCAAGgtgaatttcaataaaaataacaaagaaagatctcaccatgTGGGTCTTGTCAACCAAGCCATAGGAGAGGAATTCCAATGATCGACACCCATCAATATGAAGCTCTCATAGTTAGAAACAACATATCAAAATTTCAGTATAATCGAATCACAATGACCCGAAAAGCTAACCAAATTTCTCCATTTTGATTCGTTTGCAATATCTCACCTTACTTTGAAATACTTGGATCTCGCTTCAAAACTCATAAGTACTCTCTTCTTTTGTCTCAAGCGGCCATCTcatatgtgttttttttctttaaaaaaaaaaaacagacaaaagaaaagacaaaagctTTGTTTGTTCTTCTAAGATGTTTTGtgtttcaaaacaaaaatattaacaaaggcctaaaacataaaatactcaattttttttttttacatatttatatcactttttcaaaaaaagaaaaaagctctaaaacacattaacaaatggagccttattgctctcctttctttttcttttattaaccaCGGGGGTTGGTCAAAAAGCAGTACACAAGAAATGATTGGAACACATAGTAAAATGTGCAAAGCCTACCTTCAAATTTACTGTGCATTTGTTGGAGGCCTTCTTTACTGCAAACGACAACGTGTTACCACTGTTTGAACCCAAACATGTGCCTACTTTTGATATCAGGGAATAAAACATGTTTATCCTTTCGTCAATCACAAATCCAAGCACATAAAAGTATGCTGAGGGTCTATTTTGGGTAAGGATTAATTCCCCAAGTTTCAAAATTGCCACGTTTTACACCAACAAATTGCatataaaattatttgtatGTGTTAAATTTTAGTCAAGCAATGGTTGCGTCTGTATAATCCTCTCTGCTTGCGTCTGCGTCTTATCTTTATCAACAACATTCATATATAGCCTCTGTTTGCTGTTGATGCTTGATGATGTTGAGATCTGCCATACTAAGTCCAAGTCAAAGAACACTTGTGATACCTACGATAAGAAGAAGAGTCAGCACGAAGGCTTGTCGGGTGTGTCgatgaaaaatgttttcgatGCCCAAGTCACTTGAGTGAACCTACGAAGTAGGCTGAGAACTTTCGAAATTAGAAAGAACGGCTAATCTATTGTAAAAGGAATGAGTGAATTAATACCTTGTGCTTGGagcctttttcttctttagttgGCCAAGACCTTTTTCTCAGCATGACCTTGATACGTGTCGTCTTCCAATTGGGTTGTACGTGAATTGCCCGTAACGTTTGGATACCGACTCTGGTAAGGCATCTCCCTGATAGTCCTTCTAATAACGTGCACGCATAATTTAGGTGGCATTAAGACCatgtttgttaaacaccacCCATCCTTAAATGctattcactttatttttttcaaaaatatcgacattaaaacattctcactttttatatcacattattcattttttacaattattcaattaaaaaattcactgcaaaaataaattttttttacttttcaatactacttttacacttttctataccaatcattattatttttttagcaaaaaattgTGAACAGTATCGCCTAGTGTGTTTGGCTTGGGGCTTTAAAAAGGAAGTGGACCggaactgtagcagatttgattgatgtaagaaaaaaagtaagaatgttttatataaaaaaataaaaaaattttgttttgtagtgatttttttatttaaatagtattaaaaagtgattgatgtgatgtaaaaaataagaatgttaaagttgattttgagaagaattttttgaatCTTTGAGTCTAGTCCGGCCCACTCTTTTGCCAAACGCACCCATAGTGTTTGACAAACACAACCTAAATGTCACCTGATACTGTGCGAGGCAGAGTATGACACATTCTCATTGATTCCAACATGATTCTTTATGAAATATCACGGACAATATTAGATCTGGAGTTTGGTTAAGAGGTGATATGATATTGTGCGAGTTCCCCTATCCCTTGGCAGCGAGGTGGTTATCATTACAAGGCCTATTTGGGCTTGGGCTTGTTGGCTCCTTCAATTGACTAATGAGCCCAAGctgaataaaaaaatcaaagtcctcttgaagtttttcttttgtAGAACTCTCTCCCTTGATGATGTGTGTGAGTTCTCTAACTTTcaacagaatcaaaaggtatTGCATACAAATCATCTGCCAGCTCCAGTACTGTAAGGGCTTCTACAATTAATGTCCCAATTGCTATCTTTAATTAAGTACCATCTTCACAGAGGAAGACAGAATTACACATATTATTAACCGAAAATTGGAGAGccataaaaatgatatatatatgtatatatataattaaaaggaTTGGAAGGGGCGACTAGTGTAGTTTTCCCCCTTGGGCGTGACCATCGGGGTTCCCATtcgctgtggaatgtccggtttgagccatagctactgcttgggaaggcgagcccgtcaccacaaccccaccaaaGTGTGAGCCGGTAGAGCCCCTTcatagtagcatctggttcacgcatctattaccgcaagcggattcgaacacgcgaccactaggatgaaaggagttcttctaccaactcaactaccaccttggttgtaataaaaatgatatttaactATTGGATAACTGATGTTTACATAGGAAATTTGATGGATTAACAGGGAAAATAACCGGAGGGAAAGACTGGGGGAGCCATACATTCTCCcttatttgataaaattgacGCTTACAAAGGCACTTGGATGCAGCAAGTGAGGAAATATTAATAATCATGGCTGGAGAATCCTCTCAATTCGCTTAAGTTCTTTCGTAATATCGGCCATTGTGGGGCGATCATCTGGATCGTCTTTCGTGCATGCAAAGGCAAGCTCTAGCACAGCTGCTCCTTCCCTTGTGATGATTGCAGGATCCACAATCTCATTTATTCTACACTTTCTCACATATTTTACTATGTCCAAATCTTCTGTTTCTCGACGTTCGTCACGGGCCAGTAGTTCAGTTAAAAGCACTAATAGAAGTAcaccaaagctataaacatcactTTTCTCTGTTACTCGGGCTGTTGCACCATAGTTAGGGCACATGAATCCAAGACTCCCGCACAGTATCGAATCATTTGCGTGAGTTTCACCCTCTGGAATTGTTATGGAATATGAAAAACCAGACAATTTGGGGACATCATGTTCggtaaataaaatatttttaagatttatatCCCTATGAACAATGGGTCTGGAGAAAGCAGTGTGAAGATAAGCAATTGCATGAGAAATCTCCCTTGCAACCTTTAATTTACTCTGCCACGCCATTCTCTGGTGTGGAGATGTATCAGAATTGGAGCCAAGAATTCGACTGTGAAGGGTTGTTTTCTCAGTAGATTCATACACCAAAATAGGAACTTGAGTCTCGAGGCAGCATCCCACGAGCCGTAGAACATTCTTGTGAGCACTCATCTTTGCAGAAATAGCTATATCAGTGAAGACCTCGTCCAAATATAGGGTGCCTTTATCCTTCTTAATGGAAATAGTTCGGCCTTCAAGAGAACCCTTATACCATTTCCAGCACCCATCATCATGTAAAGAAAGGCGAGGATCATAGTTATTGGTCGCAGAGATAAGGTCTTTCTCGGAGAAGTTACGGATGGGAATAGGAGGCTTGCCATTACAAGTGGCAACCAGCTTCTCAAGTAGGATGCCTCCATTCTTCTGGaatgctctctctttctctctctttttctctctctttctgccCATTCTAAACATTCTTAACAAATGATTTCTCTCCACACTCTGCAGAGATTGAATAATGTGGCCTAATCTCTTTAATCCCCCTTTAGCCCACTAAAGTAAAGGAGGATTTCGTCGAAAGTAAAGGGAGCCTTCCTCATCAAgactacttttatttatttttggtttctttcagCAGCCACTCAAATACAAGTGGTCGTGGTTGAAGCGGAGGTGTCGCTCTCTCCATTATGCTAAGAGCATTCTTAATTGAaaagtcatatttttatgtaaaatagctctttaaaacttacttttatctagtttagctaagctatttataaatgtctctacatccgattagctatatttctatctattctattaaaatattattaaacgcaagaaaaattttgagaaaaagagaacatgtgagaggaaaaatgaaaaaaaatttgggaaaaaaagaacatgcagtgaaaaagtaggaaaatatttgggaaaaaaagaaaacatgtgagagaaacaatgaaaaataaaatagtttccttgaaaagtgttgctacatttagctttttttttagctcttccaatcaaagatctattttacattttttttttgactaatccaatgtaggagtttttttaaacatttgatgagctattttaaataaaagtaacatttggctcttccattgagaatgaTCTAATATGATCCCAAACATGCTCGAATTTGTTGATAAGTTTCAATATAATCTACTTTTTTgggaaaatggaaaaataaaccAAAGGCCCATGGCCTTCCCGTCGGCCGTTCATGGACTGGGGAGCCCAAAGAGCGCTCGATGTTAACGAGTACACCATACACACTCCTAGTTATAGCGTTGCTTTGGTTTCCAACAAATAATCTCAACCCCTCATTTTGCCAGATAATTGAAAACGTACGTAAAGAAAAACAATGCTTAAGTAGAAAGGCTAGTGCTCTTTGTTTTTCAATTCCTATGAATATGATATTTCCTTGCATCCATTTCATCGCCAAAATTAAAGCAGCTAGTGAAGTGATGAAGACATGATCTTACTTTCACACAAATTTTTCATTCAGTCTTTTTTGATGATCGGATGGGCATAAAAAGAAGATACATTCCAGAGAATTTGGGGCCGGAAACTACATCCAAATGTAATAATACTGTAGTTGGTTGCAAGGAAGtattattgtaatttgtaactGTGTCATCGGCAAGGCGACACACAAGTGTAGGATCGATGATTATTCTAATCCCAATTACCCACCATCACAGGAACATTATGAAAGCAAGTATAGTATAAATTGTTCTGATGAGAACATCTAGAGTTGATGTGGTATGGTCTCAAGTctcgacaaaaaaaaaaaa
This window of the Corylus avellana chromosome ca5, CavTom2PMs-1.0 genome carries:
- the LOC132183422 gene encoding serine/threonine-protein kinase ZRK1-like; the protein is MGRKREKKREKERAFQKNGGILLEKLVATCNGKPPIPIRNFSEKDLISATNNYDPRLSLHDDGCWKWYKGSLEGRTISIKKDKGTLYLDEVFTDIAISAKMSAHKNVLRLVGCCLETQVPILVYESTEKTTLHSRILGSNSDTSPHQRMAWQSKLKVAREISHAIAYLHTAFSRPIVHRDINLKNILFTEHDVPKLSGFSYSITIPEGETHANDSILCGSLGFMCPNYGATARVTEKSDVYSFGVLLLVLLTELLARDERRETEDLDIVKYVRKCRINEIVDPAIITREGAAVLELAFACTKDDPDDRPTMADITKELKRIERILQP